One Actinomycetes bacterium genomic region harbors:
- a CDS encoding molybdopterin cofactor-binding domain-containing protein has protein sequence MGVVADSEAAALEGVALLRGSTSWSESDTLPDQDKLSDFLRSSPAESTTLLDDVPPALDELASPALTIAATYTRPFIAHASIGPAAAVAQWDTEGRSLEVWTHSQGVHPLRREISRALGVPTGAVTVNHCEGSGCYGHNGADDAAYDAVLLARSVPGRPVQVVWSRSDELSWAPFGPAMCVDLTAELGQDGRVRRWTYDAWSNGHTSRPGTLAAPSLLAYAHQHGQPIPAAEDPPLERGLGIGRNARPIYDVASLRIVTHRLLVMPMRTSALRSLGAHLNVFATESFVDELAERAGRDPLEFRLNHLSDDRGRAVLEAAAAAAGWGTSLPTTGAATGRGLGLARYKGSGAWCAAVAEVAAEHEIRVRRLTLAVDVGLVVNPEGVMNQIEGGALQALSWTLKERVRFDRRRVLTDTWDDYPILSFSEAPRVEVVLVSRPDQPSLGAGEASLGPTSAAIGNAVYQALGVRVRDLPLTREVITAAIEG, from the coding sequence GTGGGCGTGGTCGCTGACTCCGAGGCGGCCGCGCTGGAGGGTGTTGCGCTCTTGCGTGGGTCGACCTCGTGGTCGGAGTCGGACACGCTGCCGGACCAGGACAAGTTGTCTGACTTCCTCCGCTCGTCGCCGGCGGAGAGCACGACTCTCCTCGACGACGTTCCTCCTGCCTTGGACGAGCTTGCGAGTCCTGCGCTGACCATCGCTGCCACCTACACGCGGCCGTTCATCGCCCACGCTTCGATCGGACCAGCGGCGGCTGTGGCTCAGTGGGACACGGAGGGCCGCTCGCTCGAGGTGTGGACCCATTCCCAGGGCGTCCACCCGTTGCGCCGCGAGATCTCGCGTGCCCTCGGAGTCCCAACTGGCGCGGTCACCGTGAACCACTGCGAGGGCTCGGGATGTTACGGGCACAACGGCGCAGACGACGCGGCCTACGACGCGGTTCTGCTCGCGCGTTCCGTCCCGGGCCGGCCGGTCCAGGTGGTGTGGTCGCGCTCCGATGAGTTGTCATGGGCGCCCTTCGGACCGGCGATGTGCGTCGACCTCACGGCAGAGTTGGGCCAGGACGGCCGCGTGCGCCGTTGGACGTACGACGCGTGGAGCAACGGGCACACCTCACGTCCTGGAACGCTCGCAGCACCGTCCCTCCTGGCCTACGCGCATCAGCACGGACAGCCGATCCCCGCAGCGGAAGACCCTCCGCTTGAGCGCGGCTTGGGCATCGGGCGCAACGCCCGCCCCATCTACGACGTCGCATCCCTGCGCATCGTGACGCACCGGCTCCTCGTGATGCCGATGCGCACCTCGGCCCTGCGTTCATTGGGCGCGCACCTCAACGTGTTCGCCACCGAGTCGTTCGTCGACGAACTTGCCGAGCGAGCGGGTCGCGATCCGCTGGAGTTCCGGCTGAATCACCTCTCCGACGATCGAGGTCGGGCGGTCCTCGAGGCCGCTGCCGCCGCAGCCGGATGGGGTACGTCATTGCCGACAACAGGCGCGGCGACCGGCCGGGGCCTAGGGCTGGCGCGCTACAAGGGCTCCGGGGCTTGGTGCGCCGCCGTAGCCGAGGTCGCCGCCGAACACGAGATCCGGGTACGACGGTTGACGCTTGCGGTGGATGTCGGACTGGTGGTGAACCCCGAGGGTGTCATGAACCAGATTGAGGGCGGAGCCCTGCAGGCTTTGAGCTGGACCCTCAAGGAACGGGTCCGATTCGACCGACGTCGCGTCCTGACCGACACCTGGGACGACTACCCGATACTGAGCTTCAGCGAGGCGCCCAGGGTCGAGGTGGTGCTCGTCTCGCGGCCGGACCAGCCGTCGTTGGGCGCTGGAGAAGCCTCCCTCGGTCCGACCTCGGCTGCCATCGGCAATGCCGTCTACCAGGCCTTGGGGGTCCGCGTACGCGATCTGCCCCTGACCAGAGAGGTCATCACTGCCGCCATCGAGGGTTGA
- a CDS encoding 2Fe-2S iron-sulfur cluster-binding protein encodes MAPARLWSLQSFVKAGGPRSIGRVSMQADSTISVNGAARIVRCDPLTSLLQVLRGQLGLLGSRFGCGLGGCGACMVLLDGRPATACDIPMRSVGGAQVTTIEGLAATSRSCGALVTAFASEQAGQCGYCLSGILVTATALLENLPAGGVSEEAVRVSLDRHLCRCGAHQRIVRAVIRAASTGTAADEPAAQPPS; translated from the coding sequence ATGGCGCCCGCTCGGCTATGGTCTCTGCAATCGTTTGTAAAGGCCGGTGGGCCGCGATCGATAGGTAGGGTTTCGATGCAGGCCGATTCGACGATCTCGGTGAACGGCGCCGCGCGGATCGTGCGGTGCGACCCCCTCACATCTCTGCTGCAGGTCTTGCGCGGGCAACTCGGTCTTCTTGGGAGCCGGTTCGGCTGTGGACTCGGCGGTTGCGGAGCCTGCATGGTTCTCCTCGACGGTCGCCCGGCGACCGCCTGCGACATCCCGATGCGGTCCGTGGGCGGAGCTCAGGTCACGACGATTGAAGGGCTGGCGGCCACCTCACGATCGTGCGGGGCGCTAGTCACCGCCTTCGCATCCGAGCAGGCAGGTCAATGCGGGTACTGCCTGTCCGGGATCCTGGTCACCGCCACGGCGCTCCTGGAGAACTTGCCGGCAGGTGGAGTCAGTGAGGAGGCCGTCCGTGTCAGCCTGGATCGCCATCTGTGCAGGTGCGGGGCACACCAGCGGATCGTCCGTGCGGTGATCCGTGCCGCTTCGACGGGCACTGCAGCCGACGAACCTGCAGCTCAACCGCCCTCGTGA